In Bifidobacterium sp. ESL0775, the following are encoded in one genomic region:
- a CDS encoding metallophosphoesterase, translated as MTELTRAAKDSADFESKPRIQPVHPGDTRPVSVSTRLGRLQFHDSGKFRVLVLADIQDGPKVNKDTIRLIEAALDSSRPDIVIFPGNQIAGYDKAFAKTFRKRTWTPQKWSMGAAATNQRDAELEHTRELVRQEISQFVSPLIERHIPWAVTYGNHDFQCGLSTAELDEIYREFPGCLNPEPSVKRSDRPRKQPGSGLPDQYIYPCEPGTFALPVSEDHKSGNVLGLVVFNSGDYGKLGGYGAPSQRALDFLKVAPGLIGAKSMVFQHIPVPQYYDLLKEVPPTAAHAIEGYRTFAGHNYVIDESKTLPGSFLGEGISCPDTDTGEFGILKSTDGYFALLAGHDHRNRFVGTTDGLTLFATPTCGFGSYGPAPAQRAARLLEFDIRHPYEPRTQLLEFGDLVGKSSSNKAYTYALNGTPDAAKEGTNLLRRPRLLAQILRKMHLKK; from the coding sequence ATGACTGAACTTACGCGTGCGGCCAAGGATTCCGCGGATTTCGAGTCCAAGCCGCGCATCCAGCCGGTCCATCCGGGCGACACCCGTCCGGTGTCCGTCTCGACGCGCCTCGGGCGCTTGCAGTTCCACGATTCTGGCAAGTTCCGCGTGCTCGTTCTGGCCGATATCCAGGACGGCCCCAAGGTTAACAAGGACACCATCAGGCTCATCGAGGCCGCGTTGGACAGCTCGCGTCCCGATATCGTCATTTTCCCTGGCAATCAGATCGCCGGTTACGACAAGGCTTTCGCCAAGACCTTCCGCAAACGCACGTGGACGCCGCAGAAATGGTCGATGGGTGCGGCGGCCACCAACCAGCGTGACGCCGAACTTGAGCATACGCGCGAACTCGTCCGGCAGGAGATCTCGCAGTTCGTCTCCCCGCTGATCGAGCGCCACATTCCGTGGGCCGTGACCTATGGCAACCATGACTTCCAGTGCGGGCTTTCCACCGCCGAACTCGATGAGATCTACCGCGAATTCCCGGGATGCCTGAACCCCGAGCCAAGTGTCAAGCGTTCCGACCGGCCGCGCAAGCAGCCTGGCAGCGGTCTGCCCGACCAATACATTTACCCTTGCGAGCCGGGCACGTTCGCGCTGCCGGTCAGCGAGGACCACAAAAGCGGCAACGTGCTGGGGCTGGTGGTCTTCAATTCCGGTGATTACGGCAAGCTCGGCGGCTATGGCGCCCCCAGCCAGCGCGCGCTCGATTTCCTGAAGGTCGCGCCGGGGCTGATTGGCGCCAAATCGATGGTTTTCCAACATATTCCAGTGCCGCAGTATTACGATTTGCTCAAAGAGGTGCCGCCTACCGCCGCGCACGCGATCGAAGGCTATCGCACCTTCGCCGGCCACAACTACGTCATCGATGAGTCCAAGACATTGCCCGGAAGCTTCTTGGGAGAGGGTATCAGCTGCCCCGACACCGACACCGGCGAATTCGGCATCCTGAAGTCGACCGATGGCTATTTCGCGTTGCTCGCCGGCCATGACCATCGCAACCGTTTCGTCGGCACCACCGACGGCCTGACGCTGTTCGCCACGCCGACCTGCGGCTTCGGCTCCTACGGACCGGCTCCGGCCCAGCGCGCCGCGAGGCTTCTGGAATTCGACATCCGTCACCCCTACGAGCCGCGCACCCAGCTCTTGGAGTTCGGCGATCTGGTCGGCAAGTCAAGCTCCAACAAGGCCTACACCTACGCGCTCAATGGCACCCCCGACGCCGCAAAGGAAGGCACGAACCTCCTTCGTCGTCCGCGCCTCTTGGCTCAGATTCTGCGCAAGATGCATCTGAAGAAGTGA
- a CDS encoding IS1249 family transposase, with amino-acid sequence MREPLCAACGGKMKRNGTTSAGRARWRCVGCGASRTQGHDRGAIDLKAGLDWLFSKRSQAESAVPDRTQRRRNLTMWSLNPPTPLPAQRYDVVHADGIWLHRRAVVLIAIAGGHVAGWHVARSENGRAWAALMRQIRAPKVLVCDGGNGIGKAMRAVWPGTKMQRCLFHICMNITTLTGKRPKLQAGKELLKLAQRLSRVKSEAMMRDWLVGYNQWEQDYKDFLDEKSRYADGSLNDAHQRLARARTMIRRRISEHVMDTFITMQEECAEPVPPDNNLCESWNRQLRDMLREHNGLPLIREIKAICWWCHMHTEHPESPAWLARHCLTDQQVEQLSQQAWQRSPEGRLATTGEPTWGTGIDWDEFHTPTRYPNQAD; translated from the coding sequence ATGAGAGAACCCTTGTGCGCCGCGTGCGGCGGGAAGATGAAAAGGAACGGGACGACCAGCGCGGGCAGGGCCCGTTGGAGGTGCGTGGGATGCGGCGCGTCGCGCACGCAGGGGCACGACCGCGGGGCCATCGACCTGAAGGCGGGCCTGGACTGGCTGTTCTCCAAACGGTCGCAGGCGGAGTCGGCGGTGCCGGACCGCACGCAGCGCCGGCGCAACCTGACGATGTGGTCGCTGAACCCGCCCACGCCCCTGCCCGCACAGCGGTACGACGTGGTGCACGCCGACGGGATCTGGCTGCACCGGCGGGCCGTCGTCCTGATCGCCATCGCCGGCGGCCATGTGGCCGGCTGGCACGTCGCCCGCAGCGAGAACGGCCGGGCGTGGGCGGCGCTCATGCGCCAGATCCGGGCTCCCAAAGTGCTGGTCTGCGACGGCGGCAACGGCATCGGCAAGGCCATGCGCGCCGTCTGGCCCGGCACCAAAATGCAGCGCTGCCTGTTCCACATCTGCATGAACATCACCACGCTCACCGGCAAGCGGCCCAAGCTCCAGGCCGGCAAGGAGCTGCTCAAGCTGGCCCAACGGCTCAGCCGCGTCAAAAGCGAGGCGATGATGCGCGACTGGCTCGTGGGCTACAACCAGTGGGAACAGGACTACAAGGATTTCCTCGACGAGAAGAGCAGATACGCCGACGGCAGCCTCAACGACGCCCACCAGAGGCTGGCGCGCGCCCGCACCATGATCCGGCGGCGCATCTCCGAACACGTCATGGACACGTTCATCACCATGCAGGAGGAGTGCGCCGAGCCGGTCCCGCCGGACAACAACCTGTGCGAGTCATGGAACCGGCAACTGCGCGACATGCTCCGCGAGCACAACGGCCTGCCCCTCATCCGCGAGATCAAGGCCATCTGCTGGTGGTGCCACATGCACACCGAACACCCCGAAAGCCCGGCATGGCTCGCCCGCCACTGCCTCACCGACCAACAGGTCGAACAGCTCAGCCAACAGGCATGGCAGCGCTCCCCGGAAGGCAGGCTCGCCACCACCGGAGAACCCACCTGGGGCACCGGCATCGACTGGGACGAGTTCCACACCCCGACCCGATACCCCAACCAGGCCGACTAA
- a CDS encoding ATP-binding protein, producing MTPRLLDSLLKKMATWFPVVSVTGPRQSGKSTLVRSAFSDYEYVNLENPQMRQEAANDSVGFIRNRQGHLIVDEAQYVPDLFSMIQVVSDERNEPGQYVISGSQNFLMLKNIKQSLAGRVGITKLLPFSYSEAMKTQISPSVDEFMLRGGFPRPYDNGMPLDMFFSSYIDTYIERDVADYLDVRNVAAFRKFLGLCALNAGSLINYTHFANELDVSVATVKGWLSILESSYITFPLMPFHYNARKRLTKTPKMYFYDTGLLCYLLKINSLQELLLSPVLGSVFENLIVSETAKRYFNQGKNPELYFYRDDSDIEVDLLDFTDSSQPDLVEIKSGQTYHDRFAKHVRKIAGDLGVSQDHQWVVSRVESSYTSNGVNVCTAKDWLLR from the coding sequence ATGACGCCACGCCTTTTGGATTCTTTACTCAAAAAAATGGCAACATGGTTTCCGGTGGTTTCTGTTACTGGTCCAAGGCAAAGCGGGAAATCGACGTTGGTCAGGTCGGCGTTTTCCGACTATGAGTATGTGAATTTGGAAAATCCGCAAATGAGACAGGAAGCGGCAAACGATTCCGTCGGTTTCATTCGCAATCGGCAAGGTCACCTCATCGTCGATGAGGCACAATACGTTCCTGACCTTTTTTCGATGATTCAAGTCGTTTCCGATGAACGGAATGAGCCGGGGCAGTATGTTATATCCGGTTCTCAGAATTTCTTGATGTTGAAAAACATCAAGCAATCCCTCGCTGGCCGTGTCGGCATCACAAAACTGTTGCCGTTTTCCTACTCGGAAGCGATGAAGACGCAGATTTCGCCGAGCGTTGATGAATTCATGTTAAGAGGTGGTTTTCCTCGTCCGTATGACAATGGAATGCCGTTGGATATGTTTTTCTCGAGCTATATCGATACATATATTGAACGCGATGTCGCGGATTACTTGGACGTTCGCAACGTCGCGGCATTTCGCAAGTTCTTGGGTCTCTGCGCGCTCAATGCTGGTAGTCTCATCAATTACACCCATTTCGCCAATGAGTTAGATGTGTCAGTGGCGACTGTGAAAGGATGGCTTTCGATACTTGAATCGAGCTACATTACGTTCCCGCTGATGCCATTTCATTACAATGCCAGAAAGCGATTGACCAAGACACCGAAGATGTATTTCTATGACACAGGACTGTTGTGTTATTTGCTCAAAATCAATTCTCTGCAGGAGCTTTTGCTGAGCCCTGTGCTGGGAAGCGTATTTGAAAACTTGATTGTGTCGGAGACGGCGAAACGATACTTCAACCAAGGCAAAAATCCGGAACTATATTTCTACCGTGACGACAGTGATATAGAAGTCGATCTGCTCGATTTCACCGATTCTTCTCAGCCGGATCTGGTCGAAATCAAATCCGGTCAGACCTATCATGACCGTTTCGCCAAGCATGTCCGCAAGATTGCTGGTGATTTGGGAGTTTCACAGGATCATCAATGGGTCGTATCCCGCGTGGAATCCAGCTATACGTCCAACGGAGTGAACGTATGCACCGCAAAAGACTGGTTACTCAGATAA
- a CDS encoding AbiH family protein, protein MTAQLLVLGNGFDIACGLHSKYGEFFHDRYSKHHSQPKCCLDDDKSLAKTVLESISMGGSGLFSHLEGSSTVWDIAFLANCSNADNLKTWCDVETFIKTELDWWKDWLIQIGDKFTDLDSLANQLRNLSFPVSDCHKDEKLAFIKGFQEYVQQNHPLAAHTCRTEYDVFSFLKKELETFEQDFGEYIVKCAPLKNQRELYHGGEDYNDAEVRYFHRCDSLFKEIKTAGNVNPDNIDNLVASFNFTVPFYQSERRFQYVQNIHGTPQKPIFGISSFERIKDKDSWKICKITDNRRIFAKEFREAEQGRDQSLTNILAHNTFKYVKVFGHSLGEIDDQAFFEILDSINLYHGNTTLMFLYTKGANVKSLKTAISLLIKRYDDYLRKQGKTIHFIDKLKLRCKRRILVKQVDTPKESKSVLPYQIVSPYGNQEPSFGAPPKPTSKIIFKL, encoded by the coding sequence ATGACAGCACAGCTGCTTGTACTGGGGAATGGTTTCGACATTGCGTGTGGCTTACATTCAAAATACGGCGAATTCTTTCATGACCGTTATAGCAAACATCATTCTCAGCCAAAATGCTGCCTAGATGATGATAAATCATTAGCCAAAACAGTTCTTGAAAGCATATCAATGGGGGGTTCTGGACTTTTTTCACACTTGGAAGGTTCTTCCACTGTTTGGGATATCGCGTTCCTCGCGAATTGCTCCAATGCTGATAACTTAAAAACATGGTGTGATGTGGAAACCTTTATCAAAACAGAACTAGATTGGTGGAAAGACTGGTTAATACAGATAGGGGACAAATTCACCGATCTTGACTCATTAGCTAATCAATTGAGGAATCTCTCATTCCCTGTTTCAGATTGCCACAAAGATGAGAAACTCGCATTCATTAAAGGATTTCAAGAGTATGTGCAACAGAATCATCCGTTAGCAGCACATACATGCCGAACAGAATATGATGTGTTCTCTTTCCTAAAGAAAGAGTTGGAAACTTTCGAACAAGATTTCGGCGAATATATCGTAAAATGTGCACCTTTAAAAAACCAACGGGAATTGTATCATGGTGGAGAAGATTATAACGATGCAGAGGTGAGATATTTCCATCGCTGCGATTCCTTATTTAAAGAAATAAAGACTGCTGGCAATGTCAATCCAGACAATATAGATAACCTCGTTGCATCTTTTAATTTTACTGTCCCCTTTTATCAATCAGAGCGAAGATTCCAATACGTTCAGAACATCCATGGAACTCCTCAAAAACCAATATTTGGTATTAGCTCTTTCGAAAGAATCAAAGACAAGGACTCTTGGAAAATTTGTAAGATAACAGATAATCGTAGAATATTTGCCAAAGAATTCCGGGAGGCTGAACAAGGACGAGACCAGTCATTGACAAACATTCTTGCACACAATACATTTAAATATGTAAAAGTTTTCGGGCATTCTTTAGGTGAGATAGATGACCAAGCCTTTTTTGAAATTCTCGATTCTATTAATCTATATCATGGGAATACCACTCTCATGTTTCTTTACACTAAGGGAGCGAATGTAAAATCTTTAAAAACAGCCATTTCTTTGCTGATTAAACGTTATGATGACTATCTTAGAAAACAAGGAAAAACAATACATTTTATAGATAAGCTCAAATTACGTTGTAAACGACGTATCTTAGTAAAACAAGTTGATACGCCAAAAGAAAGTAAGTCTGTGCTTCCCTACCAGATAGTAAGCCCTTACGGCAATCAAGAGCCATCCTTCGGAGCACCGCCTAAACCAACTTCTAAAATAATTTTCAAGTTATAG
- a CDS encoding AAA family ATPase encodes MSQYIHRPLADVVKSTHQKVAILEGARAVGKSLTAQTELADNVYHYYSLSDNATYEEATHNIDGWVKSLPEYAIIDEAQRINKLPMAIKNIVDKKDTEIPQFILTGSAAITRNGLDGQDPLTRRSRRFRLYPFTRREYLKNTQKSIVDLLWDETPNEEYNGNTTDTELQRYITVGGFPTYLLNSSLMTEMERKQSVREDLANVIGDTTINDDRFDTVCALSMLQELLTTPGGILNQQKLAEQLKIDHRTVTRYLSIFENRFLVSALPNLRLAANKQTFSRVKIHPVDTSFSVNALTRAGKDFTKDRVLFGEVLEAFVTNQIIPEIQWSTHMPEVFYWRETGQHPKEVDLVLVSGNELIGIEVKANSTVQRDDFAGLVQLEKSDSRFKRGFVLYTGKKVIKRSQKYWAIPISALWNSDGFLNESKTGNPLIETLSSLNTRTAPIKTKTKMSPSVSSAPVDANIFLSYSHKDNSFLNGKILSLADDLVTAYEYISGHTLNLFTDANSIDWGDDWKKAIDSNIGIANIIIPIISPNYLNSTNCRSELIAFNSRVNAKTDNKILTLKLQNYDNLRDNENPISQIVDQYQWLSIEQLPDLLPQTVEYNKLTRTLASKLQTVIQKQNNRSQQASPTIHDNVRKKKADTVTSPEEPDLITLFQEASEELPKFTDYGTRTETVFASLSQHINQQPFPSDATPAQMQIWCGDIALAVRDDVSNLETLISDINASWNKIYRTLANSCQFIATMPAGEIRSTRIASLTDALDEIKQGTTLPEETQQMVSMIPMLGNIFHPLQPLSTALLRLITLIGDIRKMCDTLLEQLDALSR; translated from the coding sequence ATGAGTCAATACATTCATCGCCCTTTGGCAGACGTCGTAAAGAGCACGCACCAAAAAGTCGCTATATTAGAAGGCGCCAGAGCCGTAGGAAAATCTTTAACGGCACAAACTGAGCTGGCAGATAATGTCTACCATTATTATTCACTGTCCGATAACGCTACATATGAAGAAGCCACACACAACATAGATGGATGGGTAAAGTCCCTTCCGGAATATGCCATCATCGACGAAGCTCAGCGAATAAATAAACTGCCCATGGCAATAAAAAATATCGTTGACAAAAAAGATACAGAAATTCCCCAGTTCATTCTCACGGGCTCCGCCGCTATCACTCGTAATGGTTTGGACGGACAGGATCCCCTGACTCGTAGATCTCGCCGATTTCGGCTTTATCCATTTACGCGCCGCGAATATTTGAAAAACACCCAAAAAAGCATCGTCGATTTACTCTGGGATGAGACACCTAATGAAGAATATAACGGGAACACAACCGACACTGAATTACAACGCTATATCACCGTGGGAGGCTTTCCCACCTATCTTCTCAATTCATCATTAATGACTGAAATGGAAAGGAAGCAATCCGTTCGAGAAGATCTCGCAAACGTAATCGGCGACACTACCATTAATGACGACCGATTCGACACAGTCTGCGCTTTATCTATGCTCCAGGAATTACTTACTACCCCAGGAGGAATCCTCAATCAACAGAAATTGGCAGAACAATTAAAAATAGATCACCGAACGGTAACCAGATACTTAAGCATATTCGAAAATCGCTTTTTAGTATCCGCACTGCCAAACCTTCGCTTAGCTGCCAACAAACAAACATTTTCGCGAGTCAAGATTCATCCAGTTGACACCTCTTTTAGCGTGAATGCACTGACCAGAGCAGGAAAGGACTTCACAAAAGATCGCGTGCTGTTCGGTGAAGTGCTCGAAGCGTTTGTTACCAACCAGATTATTCCCGAAATCCAGTGGTCGACACATATGCCGGAGGTTTTCTATTGGCGAGAAACTGGCCAACATCCGAAAGAAGTTGATCTCGTTCTGGTAAGCGGAAACGAATTGATCGGGATTGAAGTGAAGGCAAACTCTACTGTTCAACGTGACGATTTTGCCGGCTTGGTACAACTGGAAAAAAGCGATTCACGTTTTAAACGAGGCTTTGTGCTGTATACCGGCAAAAAGGTAATTAAACGTTCACAGAAGTATTGGGCCATACCCATTTCCGCATTATGGAACAGTGACGGATTCCTCAACGAATCAAAAACAGGCAATCCTTTGATAGAAACACTATCAAGCCTTAATACGCGGACTGCTCCCATCAAAACCAAAACCAAGATGAGCCCATCCGTATCTAGCGCTCCAGTGGATGCCAATATTTTCTTGAGTTACAGTCATAAGGACAATTCTTTCCTTAATGGCAAAATTCTCAGTCTTGCAGACGATTTGGTCACAGCTTACGAGTACATCAGTGGGCATACGCTTAACCTTTTCACCGATGCCAACAGCATCGATTGGGGAGACGACTGGAAAAAAGCCATTGACAGCAATATAGGAATAGCCAATATCATAATCCCAATCATTTCACCGAATTACTTGAATAGTACTAACTGCAGAAGTGAACTTATTGCATTTAACTCACGAGTTAATGCGAAAACCGACAATAAAATACTAACGCTCAAACTTCAGAATTACGACAACCTCCGAGATAACGAAAATCCTATCTCCCAAATCGTCGATCAATACCAATGGCTTTCCATTGAACAGCTTCCAGATCTTTTACCTCAAACAGTTGAGTACAACAAATTAACCAGAACACTCGCCAGCAAACTGCAGACCGTTATTCAAAAACAGAATAACCGGTCTCAACAAGCCAGCCCCACAATCCATGACAATGTTCGCAAAAAGAAAGCCGATACCGTTACTTCACCAGAGGAACCGGATTTAATCACCTTATTTCAGGAAGCCAGCGAAGAGCTTCCGAAATTTACGGATTACGGAACCAGAACTGAAACCGTTTTCGCTTCACTCTCCCAACATATCAATCAACAACCGTTCCCTTCCGACGCAACGCCGGCTCAAATGCAAATCTGGTGTGGCGACATCGCTCTTGCTGTTCGCGATGATGTCTCCAATCTGGAAACTTTGATAAGTGATATCAATGCATCTTGGAACAAGATCTATCGCACACTTGCAAATAGTTGCCAATTCATAGCGACAATGCCCGCAGGCGAAATTCGTTCAACGCGAATCGCTTCACTAACCGACGCTTTGGACGAAATCAAACAGGGAACAACTCTTCCTGAAGAGACCCAGCAAATGGTTTCTATGATTCCCATGCTCGGTAATATATTCCACCCACTACAGCCTTTGTCAACAGCCTTACTTCGTTTAATCACTTTAATTGGCGATATAAGGAAAATGTGCGATACGTTATTGGAACAACTCGATGCACTTAGCCGTTAA
- a CDS encoding IclR family transcriptional regulator, with product MDSLSKDPQAARASRAPQATGNAAQNSNHAPIHDEIHSGVGVLDKTVKILEALESGPSTLGQLVAATGLARPTAHRLAIALERHRFVLRDQHGRFILGSRFAELATAAGEDRLLTAAGPILQTLLDRTGESAQIYRRQGDQRVCIAAVERASGLHDSIPVGAMLSMQAGSAAQILVAWEDSERLHQGLRHAKFTTSTLATVRRRGWADSVNEREEGVCSVSAPIRNSSGQVIAAISISGPSGRMGPSPGRRYAPYVMAGGKYLTDALMKASAGR from the coding sequence ATGGACTCATTATCAAAGGATCCCCAAGCGGCGCGGGCCTCACGCGCGCCCCAAGCAACCGGCAATGCTGCCCAAAATTCGAATCATGCTCCTATTCATGACGAGATTCATTCTGGGGTCGGGGTCCTCGATAAGACGGTCAAGATTCTCGAGGCCCTCGAAAGCGGGCCTTCCACATTAGGTCAACTCGTTGCGGCGACAGGGCTTGCGCGCCCCACCGCACATCGCCTGGCTATCGCGCTGGAACGTCATCGTTTTGTATTACGCGACCAGCACGGGCGCTTCATTCTGGGTTCGCGTTTCGCCGAACTGGCCACCGCCGCCGGTGAGGACCGCTTGTTGACGGCCGCCGGACCAATCCTCCAGACACTTTTGGATCGCACCGGTGAATCCGCACAAATCTATCGCCGTCAAGGTGACCAACGTGTCTGCATCGCCGCCGTCGAGCGGGCCAGCGGGCTGCATGATTCCATCCCCGTAGGTGCCATGCTTTCGATGCAGGCCGGCAGCGCCGCACAAATACTTGTTGCTTGGGAGGATTCCGAGCGCTTGCACCAGGGCCTGCGCCACGCCAAATTCACGACTTCCACGCTGGCGACCGTCCGTCGCCGCGGCTGGGCCGATTCGGTCAACGAACGCGAGGAAGGCGTCTGCTCCGTCTCCGCGCCGATCCGCAACTCCTCCGGCCAAGTCATCGCCGCCATCTCCATCTCCGGCCCCTCCGGCCGCATGGGTCCCTCCCCCGGCCGTCGCTACGCCCCCTACGTCATGGCCGGCGGCAAGTACCTCACCGACGCCCTGATGAAGGCCAGCGCCGGGCGGTAA
- the gltX gene encoding glutamate--tRNA ligase, translated as MTENSTDSRPELPKDVRVRFCPSPTGTPHVGMVRTALFNWAEARHTHGTFVFRIEDTDNERDSEESYNQIIDALNWLHIDWDEGINVGGPDGPYRQSERGDIYRDVAKKLLDAGYAYESYSTAEEIEARNVAAGRPKAFGYDGYDRNLSDEQKAEFKAEGRKPALRIKMPDEDIAFDDLIRGHIEFKAGSVPDYVIVRPNGDPLYTLTNPVDDALMRINVVLRGEDLLSSTPRQVVLYRYLIKLSIAKEMPLFGHMPYVMGKGKKKLSKRDPESNLFLHREHGFIPEGLLNYLALLGWSIAPDRDVFSMDEMVEKFDIRDVKANPAHFDIDKAISINAEHIRMLEPQDFLNRSVPYLHRDGVVSAVSWDKLTDRERRILTASAPLVQPRVRLLGEVAGMAGSLLSEDEYIKPEDDARKTLKDSAAEVLDKAIAALAEVDEADWKTDNLHETLNKALVEDGGFKPRLAFGPVRVAMSGRRVSPPLFESMEIVGKPLTLARLKGLKQHL; from the coding sequence ATGACTGAAAATTCAACTGATTCACGACCTGAACTGCCCAAAGATGTCCGTGTTCGCTTCTGCCCGTCGCCCACGGGCACGCCGCATGTCGGCATGGTGCGCACCGCCCTGTTCAACTGGGCCGAGGCGCGGCATACGCACGGCACCTTCGTCTTCCGCATCGAGGACACCGACAACGAGCGCGATTCCGAGGAAAGCTACAACCAGATCATCGACGCCCTGAACTGGCTTCATATCGACTGGGACGAGGGCATCAACGTCGGCGGACCCGACGGCCCGTACCGCCAGTCCGAGCGCGGCGACATCTATCGCGACGTGGCCAAGAAGCTGCTCGACGCCGGCTATGCCTACGAGTCCTATTCCACCGCCGAGGAGATCGAGGCGCGCAACGTCGCCGCTGGCCGTCCGAAGGCGTTCGGTTACGACGGCTACGACCGCAACCTGAGTGACGAGCAGAAGGCCGAATTCAAAGCCGAGGGTCGCAAGCCTGCGCTGCGTATCAAGATGCCTGACGAGGATATCGCCTTCGACGATCTCATCCGCGGCCATATCGAGTTCAAGGCCGGCAGCGTCCCCGACTACGTCATCGTGCGCCCGAACGGCGACCCGCTCTACACGCTCACCAACCCGGTCGATGACGCGCTCATGCGCATCAACGTCGTGCTGCGCGGTGAGGACCTGCTGAGCTCCACGCCTCGTCAGGTTGTGCTTTACCGCTATCTCATCAAGCTCAGCATCGCCAAGGAAATGCCGCTGTTCGGCCACATGCCCTACGTCATGGGCAAGGGCAAGAAGAAGCTCTCCAAGCGCGACCCGGAGTCCAACCTTTTCCTGCACCGCGAACACGGCTTCATTCCTGAAGGCCTGCTCAACTATCTCGCGTTGCTTGGCTGGTCGATCGCGCCCGACCGCGACGTTTTCAGCATGGATGAGATGGTCGAAAAATTCGACATCCGCGACGTCAAGGCCAACCCGGCCCACTTCGACATCGACAAGGCCATCTCCATCAACGCCGAGCACATCCGTATGCTTGAGCCGCAGGACTTCCTCAATCGTTCCGTGCCGTACCTGCATCGTGACGGCGTGGTTTCCGCGGTTTCGTGGGACAAGCTCACCGACCGCGAACGCCGGATCTTGACCGCTTCCGCGCCGCTGGTCCAGCCTCGTGTGCGCTTGCTGGGCGAGGTCGCCGGCATGGCCGGAAGCCTGTTGAGCGAGGACGAATACATCAAGCCCGAGGACGACGCCCGCAAGACGCTCAAGGACTCCGCCGCCGAAGTGCTGGACAAGGCCATCGCGGCGCTCGCTGAGGTTGACGAAGCCGATTGGAAGACGGACAACCTCCACGAAACGCTCAACAAGGCGCTGGTCGAGGACGGCGGTTTCAAGCCACGTCTGGCGTTCGGCCCGGTGCGCGTGGCCATGTCCGGCCGCCGCGTCTCCCCGCCGCTTTTCGAGTCCATGGAAATCGTCGGCAAGCCGCTAACCCTCGCCCGCTTGAAGGGCCTCAAACAGCACCTGTGA